One Setaria italica strain Yugu1 chromosome I, Setaria_italica_v2.0, whole genome shotgun sequence DNA window includes the following coding sequences:
- the LOC101767234 gene encoding protein NBR1 homolog isoform X2 — protein MSDRSSPAAPTFFPFGPQAEVRDVTFKVKYGDTLKRFYGCVNGAHLDMNLSALRAKIATAFKFGPDADFILTYTDEDGDAVMLDDDDDLRDAALRQKLNPLRITVQLKKSQPTEQKERNSTPVKPTAQDPLSQIMSAIEGLKPAQEESLAHIKSAIGEAIKSIPEPIPDAIAKLSHEVLDAAPPPLAELMKPFVQMMAPSNGGNGPSDAHAEGSSTSSTRVAEDAPVAVPATAKPKAKACLDLRSVLKDAPVAAPSVEASQGQQPSMYPSVEELLFPSNSVDKPVCKGKIDAQSKGKSVASSATQPASPHAVPIHVPPPPPCVSELFRPRRSQPHQWQSENNTKVTSDSRWRIPMYKVPYAPPAAVSHAPPGYGPSPHFPYPGRLLSSGHPYGDLAGNMENSAPRSLHRWIQCDGCGVQPIVGPRFKSNVKEDYDLCNSCFQRMGNEVEYTKIDKPILPHRLLRDPHSVHHPRVVMKSKREKLESRFILDVTVLDGTLMTPSTPFTKIWRMHNNGSIVWPLGTQLIWVGGDQFALQTSVPLEIPVNGFPVDKEIDVAVDFVAPTRPGRYISYWRLASPSGQKFGQRVWVHIQVEDPSFVNDNNRNTAINLNLPPEGSSANTTSLIDVNIEPVDPALSAHAKRTKEFHFYPSDVPEPKKSQPALVVATSMPAAAPANLVVDVPMSSATAAAFVPSVSVPAPAPELLAPVGPSPVNVPILPTTVPVSMPAPASAPASAPAPASVPVPPPAASAAAPEPFDIDGHNEEKLLRELEEMGFRQIDLNKEILRQNNYNLELSVDDLCGVNEWDPLLAELEEMGFDDTEMNKELLAKNGGSIKRAVMDLIAREKKDK, from the exons ATGTCCGACCGgagctcgccggccgcgccgacgTTCTTCCCCTTCGGCCCGCAGGCCGAGGTGCGAGACGTCACATTCAAG GTCAAATACGGTGACACTCTTAAGAGGTTTTATGGTTGTGTCAATGGAGCTCATTTGGACATGAATTTATCTGCTCTGCGGGCAAAGATAGCAACTGCCTTTAAGTTCGGTCCTGATGCTGACTTCATTCTGACTTACACCGATGAGGATGGTGATGCTGTCAtgctagatgatgatgatgacctgCGTGATGCAGCTCTGCGTCAGAAACTAAACCCTCTGAGGATTACTGTTCAGCTAAAGAAAAGTCAACCAACTGAACAAAAGGAGAGAAATTCTACACCTGTGAAGCCTACTGCTCAGGATCCACTGTCCCAGATAATGTCAGCTATCGAAGGTTTGAAACCTGCTCAGGAAGAAAGTCTGGCACATATAAAATCAGCTATAGGTGAAGCTATCAAGTCTATCCCAGAGCCAATTCCTGATGCCATTGCAAAACTCTCTCATGAAGTACTTGATGCGGCACCACCACCATTAGCTGAGCTGATGAAACCTTTTGTGCAAATGATGGCACCAAGCAATGGTGGCAATGGACCATCTGATGCACATGCTGAAGGGTCATCCACCTCTTCTACTCGTGTGGCAGAGGATGCTCCTGTTGCTGTTCCTGCCACAGCTAAGCCCAAAGCTAAGGCATGTTTGGATCTTAGGAGTGTGTTAAAGGATGCTCCTGTTGCTGCTCCTAGTGTTGAGGCTTCTCAAGGTCAGCAACCATCAATGTACCCATCTGTTGAGGAGTTGCTGTTCCCCAGTAATTCAGTTGACAAACCTGTTTGCAAAGGGAAGATTGATGCTCAAAGTAAGGGCAAATCTGTTGCGTCCTCTGCCACTCAGCCTGCCTCCCCGCATGCTGTTCCCATTCAtgttccacctccacctccttgtGTTTCTGAATTGTTCCGTCCACGAAGGAGCCAACCACACCAGTGGCAATCTGAAAATAATACAAAAGTCACTAGTGATTCCAGATGGCGCATTCCAATGTATAAAGTTCCCTATGCACCACCTGCAGCAGTGTCTCATGCACCACCAGGCTATGGACCTTCTCCACATTTTCCTTATCCAGGCCGTCTCTTGTCTTCTGGGCATCCATATGGAGATCTTGCTGGCAATATGGAGAACTCAGCACCACGTAGTCTCCATAGATGGATTCAGTGTGATGGTTGTGGAGTACAACCAATTGTTGGTCCACGTTTCAAATCTAACGT GAAAGAAGACTACGATTTGTGCAATTCCTGTTTCCAGCGCATGGGAAATGAAGTTGAGTACACCAAAATAGACAAGCCTATTTTACCACACAGGTTACTGAGAGATCCTCATTCG GTGCACCACCCACGGGTTGTGATGAAGTCGAAACGGGAGAAACTTGAAAGTCGCTTCATTTTGGATGTAACTGTCCTGGATGGCACACTGATGACACCTTCTACCCCGTTTACTAAGATTTGGCGCATGCATAACAATGGGTCTATCGTGTGGCCATTGGGCACACAGCTTATCTGGGTCGGTGGAGATCAGTTTGCATTGCAGACCTCTGTTCCATTAGAG ATTCCAGTCAATGGGTTTCCTGTGGATAAGGAGATTGATGTTGCTGTTGATTTTGTGGCACCCACAAGGCCTGGGAGGTACATATCTTACTGGAGGTTGGCATCACCTTCTGGTCAGAAATTTGGTCAGCGAGTTTGGGTTCATATTCAG GTGGAAGATCCTTCCTTTGTTAATGACAATAACAGGAACACTGCTATTAATCTGAATCTGCCACCAGAAGGCAGTAGTGCAAACACAACTAGCCTAATTGATGTGAACATTGAGCCTGTTGACCCAGCCCTTAGTGCACATGCCAAACGCACTAAAGAGTTCCACTTCTATCCGAGTGATGTTCCAGAGCCCAAGAAATCTCAGCCTGCTCTAGTAGTTGCTACCTCTATGCCTGCAGCAGCTCCTGCAAACCTTGTCGTTGATGTTCCCATGTCCAGTGCCACTGCTGCTGCTTTTGTGCCTTCTGTTAGTGTGCCTGCACCTGCACCTGAGCTGCTTGCCCCGGTTGGACCTTCACCTGTTAATGTGCCTATCCTGCCTACAACTGTGCCTGTTTCTATGCCTGCCCCTGCATCCGCACCTGCATCTGCCCCTGCCCCTGCTTCTGTGCCTGTGCCTCCACCTGCAGCCAGCGCCGCAGCACCTGAGCCTTTTGACATAGATGGTCACAATGAAGAGAAGCTGCTGAgggagctggaggaaatgggcTTTAGGCAGATTGATCTGAACAAGGAAATCCTTAGGCAGAACAATTACAACCTGGAGCTGTCTGTGGATGATCTGTGTGGCGTCAACGAATGGGATCCCCTCCTTGCAGAGCTGGAGGAGATG GGTTTCGATGATACTGAGATGAACAAGGAGCTGCTCGCAAAGAACGGGGGAAGCATCAAGCGAGCTGTGATGGACCTCATCGCCAGGGAGAAGAAGGACAAGTGA
- the LOC101767234 gene encoding protein NBR1 homolog isoform X1 — MSDRSSPAAPTFFPFGPQAEVRDVTFKVKYGDTLKRFYGCVNGAHLDMNLSALRAKIATAFKFGPDADFILTYTDEDGDAVMLDDDDDLRDAALRQKLNPLRITVQLKKSQPTEQKERNSTPVKPTAQDPLSQIMSAIEGLKPAQEESLAHIKSAIGEAIKSIPEPIPDAIAKLSHEVLDAAPPPLAELMKPFVQMMAPSNGGNGPSDAHAEGSSTSSTRVAEDAPVAVPATAKPKAKACLDLRSVLKDAPVAAPSVEASQGQQPSMYPSVEELLFPSNSVDKPVCKGKIDAQSKGKSVASSATQPASPHAVPIHVPPPPPCVSELFRPRRSQPHQWQSENNTKVTSDSRWRIPMYKVPYAPPAAVSHAPPGYGPSPHFPYPGRLLSSGHPYGDLAGNMENSAPRSLHRWIQCDGCGVQPIVGPRFKSNVKEDYDLCNSCFQRMGNEVEYTKIDKPILPHRLLRDPHSYRKVHHPRVVMKSKREKLESRFILDVTVLDGTLMTPSTPFTKIWRMHNNGSIVWPLGTQLIWVGGDQFALQTSVPLEIPVNGFPVDKEIDVAVDFVAPTRPGRYISYWRLASPSGQKFGQRVWVHIQVEDPSFVNDNNRNTAINLNLPPEGSSANTTSLIDVNIEPVDPALSAHAKRTKEFHFYPSDVPEPKKSQPALVVATSMPAAAPANLVVDVPMSSATAAAFVPSVSVPAPAPELLAPVGPSPVNVPILPTTVPVSMPAPASAPASAPAPASVPVPPPAASAAAPEPFDIDGHNEEKLLRELEEMGFRQIDLNKEILRQNNYNLELSVDDLCGVNEWDPLLAELEEMGFDDTEMNKELLAKNGGSIKRAVMDLIAREKKDK, encoded by the exons ATGTCCGACCGgagctcgccggccgcgccgacgTTCTTCCCCTTCGGCCCGCAGGCCGAGGTGCGAGACGTCACATTCAAG GTCAAATACGGTGACACTCTTAAGAGGTTTTATGGTTGTGTCAATGGAGCTCATTTGGACATGAATTTATCTGCTCTGCGGGCAAAGATAGCAACTGCCTTTAAGTTCGGTCCTGATGCTGACTTCATTCTGACTTACACCGATGAGGATGGTGATGCTGTCAtgctagatgatgatgatgacctgCGTGATGCAGCTCTGCGTCAGAAACTAAACCCTCTGAGGATTACTGTTCAGCTAAAGAAAAGTCAACCAACTGAACAAAAGGAGAGAAATTCTACACCTGTGAAGCCTACTGCTCAGGATCCACTGTCCCAGATAATGTCAGCTATCGAAGGTTTGAAACCTGCTCAGGAAGAAAGTCTGGCACATATAAAATCAGCTATAGGTGAAGCTATCAAGTCTATCCCAGAGCCAATTCCTGATGCCATTGCAAAACTCTCTCATGAAGTACTTGATGCGGCACCACCACCATTAGCTGAGCTGATGAAACCTTTTGTGCAAATGATGGCACCAAGCAATGGTGGCAATGGACCATCTGATGCACATGCTGAAGGGTCATCCACCTCTTCTACTCGTGTGGCAGAGGATGCTCCTGTTGCTGTTCCTGCCACAGCTAAGCCCAAAGCTAAGGCATGTTTGGATCTTAGGAGTGTGTTAAAGGATGCTCCTGTTGCTGCTCCTAGTGTTGAGGCTTCTCAAGGTCAGCAACCATCAATGTACCCATCTGTTGAGGAGTTGCTGTTCCCCAGTAATTCAGTTGACAAACCTGTTTGCAAAGGGAAGATTGATGCTCAAAGTAAGGGCAAATCTGTTGCGTCCTCTGCCACTCAGCCTGCCTCCCCGCATGCTGTTCCCATTCAtgttccacctccacctccttgtGTTTCTGAATTGTTCCGTCCACGAAGGAGCCAACCACACCAGTGGCAATCTGAAAATAATACAAAAGTCACTAGTGATTCCAGATGGCGCATTCCAATGTATAAAGTTCCCTATGCACCACCTGCAGCAGTGTCTCATGCACCACCAGGCTATGGACCTTCTCCACATTTTCCTTATCCAGGCCGTCTCTTGTCTTCTGGGCATCCATATGGAGATCTTGCTGGCAATATGGAGAACTCAGCACCACGTAGTCTCCATAGATGGATTCAGTGTGATGGTTGTGGAGTACAACCAATTGTTGGTCCACGTTTCAAATCTAACGT GAAAGAAGACTACGATTTGTGCAATTCCTGTTTCCAGCGCATGGGAAATGAAGTTGAGTACACCAAAATAGACAAGCCTATTTTACCACACAGGTTACTGAGAGATCCTCATTCG TATCGAAAGGTGCACCACCCACGGGTTGTGATGAAGTCGAAACGGGAGAAACTTGAAAGTCGCTTCATTTTGGATGTAACTGTCCTGGATGGCACACTGATGACACCTTCTACCCCGTTTACTAAGATTTGGCGCATGCATAACAATGGGTCTATCGTGTGGCCATTGGGCACACAGCTTATCTGGGTCGGTGGAGATCAGTTTGCATTGCAGACCTCTGTTCCATTAGAG ATTCCAGTCAATGGGTTTCCTGTGGATAAGGAGATTGATGTTGCTGTTGATTTTGTGGCACCCACAAGGCCTGGGAGGTACATATCTTACTGGAGGTTGGCATCACCTTCTGGTCAGAAATTTGGTCAGCGAGTTTGGGTTCATATTCAG GTGGAAGATCCTTCCTTTGTTAATGACAATAACAGGAACACTGCTATTAATCTGAATCTGCCACCAGAAGGCAGTAGTGCAAACACAACTAGCCTAATTGATGTGAACATTGAGCCTGTTGACCCAGCCCTTAGTGCACATGCCAAACGCACTAAAGAGTTCCACTTCTATCCGAGTGATGTTCCAGAGCCCAAGAAATCTCAGCCTGCTCTAGTAGTTGCTACCTCTATGCCTGCAGCAGCTCCTGCAAACCTTGTCGTTGATGTTCCCATGTCCAGTGCCACTGCTGCTGCTTTTGTGCCTTCTGTTAGTGTGCCTGCACCTGCACCTGAGCTGCTTGCCCCGGTTGGACCTTCACCTGTTAATGTGCCTATCCTGCCTACAACTGTGCCTGTTTCTATGCCTGCCCCTGCATCCGCACCTGCATCTGCCCCTGCCCCTGCTTCTGTGCCTGTGCCTCCACCTGCAGCCAGCGCCGCAGCACCTGAGCCTTTTGACATAGATGGTCACAATGAAGAGAAGCTGCTGAgggagctggaggaaatgggcTTTAGGCAGATTGATCTGAACAAGGAAATCCTTAGGCAGAACAATTACAACCTGGAGCTGTCTGTGGATGATCTGTGTGGCGTCAACGAATGGGATCCCCTCCTTGCAGAGCTGGAGGAGATG GGTTTCGATGATACTGAGATGAACAAGGAGCTGCTCGCAAAGAACGGGGGAAGCATCAAGCGAGCTGTGATGGACCTCATCGCCAGGGAGAAGAAGGACAAGTGA